The Deltaproteobacteria bacterium nucleotide sequence GTCGAGCCGAAGCCTCTAAGTGGGTAAAGCACCAAAGAGATCAGTTTAAAAGATTAGGTGTGCTTGCTGATTGGGAAAATCCTTATTTAACCATGGATCATGATTATGAGGCCGAAGAAATTCGTGAATTTGCACGAGCATTTAAAAAAGGAGTTATTTATCGAGGATCAAAACCCGTTTATTGGAATTGGACACTAAAGACGGCTCTTGCCGATGCGGAAGTGGAATACCACCAACATAAATCTCCTTCCATTTATGTTAAATTTCAGGTGACAGATGTGGAGTCTTTAAAAAAACTGGGCTCGCCTAAGGGAAATACTTATTTTGTTATCTGGACAACAACTCCTTGGACTCTTCCTGCGAATGTGGGTATTTGCTTGCATCCTGATTTTGAATATGGGGTCTACTCTGCAGGTATTAATTCTTATGATGTTAATTCGTCAGGTGAAGAAAATTTCGTTATAGCCAAAGGATTAAAGGAATTTTTTGAAAAAGAAACTTCGATCCTTCTTACAGAAACTTCGGTGCATAAAGGCTCGGAGTTAGAGTATATAAATGCAGATCATCCTTGGATCTTAAGAAAATCCCAAGTGATGTTGGGTCTTCACGTTAGCTTAGATGCGGGAACAGGATGTGTTCACACGGCTCCAGGACATGGCGCGGATGATTTTAAGGTGAATGCAAAATACCAGTTGCCCGTCTTATGTCCTGTTGACGATGCTGGTTGTTTCACAGAAGAAGTGCCAGAGTGGAAGGGCATGAATATTTTTAAAGCCAATCCTTTGATTGTTGAAAAATTAAAACAATCTGGTCATTTAATTAAACTTCAAGAGATTGAGCATTCTTATCCTCATTGCTGGAGATCAAAAACACCCTTGATTTTTCGAACAACTCCCCAATGGTTTTTAGGTATTGATATCGAGGGAAGTGAGATTAGGAAAAAAACATTAGAGAAAATGAAAACCATTAAATTTGTTCCTGCTTGGGGGCAAGCAAGATTTAGCGCCATGATGGAAAGTCGTCCTGATTGGTGTTTAAGTCGGCAACGAATTTGGGGAGTTCCAATTCCTATTTTTTATTGTGTCGCTACGGGCGAGCCATTGGCTGATTTTGAAGTCATGATGAAAGTCGCCGATGTCATAGAAAAAAAAGGAATAGAAGGATTTAATTCAACTCCAGCGATTGAGTTTCTTGGTAATAAAAAATTTCCATGCGAATCAACAAATGAAAAAATAAAGGCCGCTTATGGGAGCCAAGGGTTTAAGCATGGAAAAGATATTTTGGATGTGTGGTTTGATTCAGGAATTTGTCATGCCGCCGTTCAAAAAAAGAGACCTGGAATGAGCTTTCCTGCAGATATTTACCTAGAGGGCAGTGATCAACACCGTGGCTGGTTTAATACCTCGATGTTATCTTCTATGGCCACTCAAGGTGAGCCACCATTTAAGACATTATTAACCCATGGTTTTGTGATGGATTCCCAAGGCCGAAAAATGAGTAAGTCTCTTGGAAATGTTGTCGATCCCAATGAAGTTGCAAGTAAAAGTGGAGCCGAAATCATTCGTCTGTGGTCTTCTTATGAGGACTATGGACAAGATCTATCCTGTGGAAAGGATGAACTCACACGGGTGACAGAAACCTATCGTCGTATTCGAAATACCATGAGGTATTTACTCGGATCGATCTCAGATTTTAATCCGGCAAAAGATAAAGTTTCCTTGGATAAAATGACAGAGATTGACCTCTGGGCTTTAAATGAGCTTTATGAGCTGATAGAAAAAATTGAAAATGCCTATGATAATTATGATTTTTATAAGATTTATCATGCGTTAAATACTTTTTGTACGGTCACCCTTTCTTCAATATATTTGGATGTGTTAAAAGATCGACTTTATACTTGGAAAGAAAATGGAGTTCCCAGAAGATCTTCACAAACAGTTTTATTTTATGTATGTGAAAACTTAATGTCTTTAATGGCGCCTATTTTATCTTTTTTAGCGGAGGAAGCTTATTCTCATTATGCGTTTAAAAATACCGAGAGTATTTTTCTTAAAAATTTACCCGAAAAGAATTCTGAATGGAAAAATGAAGCCATTAAAGACAAATTCAAAAATCTGATAGAAGTGAGAATCGAAGTGCAGAAAGTTTTAGAGGGGCTTCGAGCTCAAAAAATTATTGGATCTTCTTTAGAAGCTAAAGTTAGCATCAAATCGGAAGGACCTTTGTTTGAGATTTTAAAAGATTTTTCTGGTTTGCGAGAATTTTTAATTGTTTCAGAGGTAATTTTAATGAAAGATACGTTTCAAGTATCTGCTTCAAAAGCAGATGGTGAGAAATGTGTTAGATGTTGGACTTATAGTACTCAAATTGGTCAAAACAACCAGTATCCTGGAATTTGTCCTAAATGCACAGAGGCTTTAATATGAAAAAAAAATACATACTACTATTACTTATTTCTTGCATTATCATTGTCTTAGATCAAGTCACCAAGATTTATATTCATTCTCGATTTCAGTTAAGCGAATCAGTTATTGTCATCAAAGATTTTTTTAATCTTACTTATGTAAGAAACTATGGTGCTGCTTTTGGTTTTCTAGCTGAGTCTCATCCTACCTTTAGAGAAATCTTTTTTCTTTCGATGCCTCCGATTGCCATCATTATTATCATGACTATTTTAAGATCAGTTAAAGACAATGATTTTTTACAGATTTCAGCTTTATCTTTAATTTGCGGAGGCGCCCTTGGCAATTATATCGATAGGTTAAAGTATAGGTATGTTATTGATTTTTTAGATTTCCATATTTTTAACAAATATTCTTACCCAGCTTTTAATATAGCTGATTCGGCTATTGTTTGCGGTGTTGGTATATTAATATTGGTGATGACCTTAGAGAAAAAGAAATCAAGCCCGCCTTCAGAAATTGAAATAGCGGGTTAGTATCGGTGCCGTAAAAATCTATTTTCCAAAGAAATAATGAAAAGAGGGTGTGGATTCTTTTTTATTTAATTCAGTAAAAAAGAGTGAAATAACTTCTGTTTTCTTCCCTGGCTTTACGTTAAATATTGTCAAATCTGAATTTTGAATAATTTGGTGTAGCCCTCTTCCGGCGCCGCCTTTACCTTCATTTAAAGTTCCAGCCTGACCATTATAACAACTATCTAAATAGTCAGTGATAATTTTTTTGGTTAAGCTTCCAAAAGGGTCTGTCACCGCAACAGCTAAATAGATTCCATCACAGGCGTAGGAAAGCTGAGACTGTTGATGACTATCTAAAACGACCTCTACCTTGCGTGATAAGTGATTGAATAGAGATTTGCCATTTTTATCTGCAGGAGCATCATATATGGCATTCATAAGAAGCTCTTCGGTAACTAAAAATAATTTTTCTAGAATGGTAGTGCGAATACCTAAATGCTTAAAATATTCTGTCATCTCATTTTTTAGGTTGAGCCGTTCGGAACTTGTTGCAATCTTCTTAGATTGAATGTCAACACCCCAAGATAAATATTTTTCAATCCCAAAAATATCATCATTCAATAATTTACTCAGAGTTGTTAAAAGAGTTTTAATTGTCAATTGCTTATCTTCAGGGTCCCTCGTAATCACATTGTCAATCTGTGATAAACTTTTAAGTGTAGGTATATTGTCTTCTACTTTTTTTGAAAGTATTAAAACTAACTTAGAGCGATTCTTTAATTTTTCCAGGTCGCTGATTATGTCCTTGCAGCTTTCGTCAAAAATGATGGCATCATACTTGTTCATTTTGATAAGATTCTTGGCGGTCTCAAGATCAGAAGTGACATCCATCTTAACACCAGAGCTGCCCACGGCCATTTTTGCAAGGACCAGTTGCTTTCGGTCTTGATCTACTAATAATACATTTTTCCCAGTGGTCTTCTCCAGATTTGCCTGCGCCTGAAAAAGCTCTCGGTTGGCAACCTCAAATAATCTGGCTTTTTCGTTTGTTTTCATCAACCTATCGGCTAAAACCGTCGAAT carries:
- the ileS gene encoding isoleucine--tRNA ligase codes for the protein MTQNIPDYKSTIKLPQTTFPMKGDLHLKEPAIIKDWEEKKIYQKIQEKNKNNTPFILPDGPPYANGSIHIGHALNKTLKDIIIKYKSLKGFRAPFIPGWDCHGLPIEHKVMKELNEKKQIKNDHEILELCRAEASKWVKHQRDQFKRLGVLADWENPYLTMDHDYEAEEIREFARAFKKGVIYRGSKPVYWNWTLKTALADAEVEYHQHKSPSIYVKFQVTDVESLKKLGSPKGNTYFVIWTTTPWTLPANVGICLHPDFEYGVYSAGINSYDVNSSGEENFVIAKGLKEFFEKETSILLTETSVHKGSELEYINADHPWILRKSQVMLGLHVSLDAGTGCVHTAPGHGADDFKVNAKYQLPVLCPVDDAGCFTEEVPEWKGMNIFKANPLIVEKLKQSGHLIKLQEIEHSYPHCWRSKTPLIFRTTPQWFLGIDIEGSEIRKKTLEKMKTIKFVPAWGQARFSAMMESRPDWCLSRQRIWGVPIPIFYCVATGEPLADFEVMMKVADVIEKKGIEGFNSTPAIEFLGNKKFPCESTNEKIKAAYGSQGFKHGKDILDVWFDSGICHAAVQKKRPGMSFPADIYLEGSDQHRGWFNTSMLSSMATQGEPPFKTLLTHGFVMDSQGRKMSKSLGNVVDPNEVASKSGAEIIRLWSSYEDYGQDLSCGKDELTRVTETYRRIRNTMRYLLGSISDFNPAKDKVSLDKMTEIDLWALNELYELIEKIENAYDNYDFYKIYHALNTFCTVTLSSIYLDVLKDRLYTWKENGVPRRSSQTVLFYVCENLMSLMAPILSFLAEEAYSHYAFKNTESIFLKNLPEKNSEWKNEAIKDKFKNLIEVRIEVQKVLEGLRAQKIIGSSLEAKVSIKSEGPLFEILKDFSGLREFLIVSEVILMKDTFQVSASKADGEKCVRCWTYSTQIGQNNQYPGICPKCTEALI
- the lspA gene encoding signal peptidase II, with the protein product MKKKYILLLLISCIIIVLDQVTKIYIHSRFQLSESVIVIKDFFNLTYVRNYGAAFGFLAESHPTFREIFFLSMPPIAIIIIMTILRSVKDNDFLQISALSLICGGALGNYIDRLKYRYVIDFLDFHIFNKYSYPAFNIADSAIVCGVGILILVMTLEKKKSSPPSEIEIAG
- a CDS encoding cyclic nucleotide-binding domain-containing protein, with product MKLHPVDISKELRGFSFFSSFNDEMLLQISTMTMEENFQAGNYILREGEINSKLYFLRSGAAEIILANEVVAILQTPGDVMGEMSVVLKIPVTSSIRAKNNISCFVIDSHYFNHVPQKDFEKFNALLYRVYSTVLADRLMKTNEKARLFEVANRELFQAQANLEKTTGKNVLLVDQDRKQLVLAKMAVGSSGVKMDVTSDLETAKNLIKMNKYDAIIFDESCKDIISDLEKLKNRSKLVLILSKKVEDNIPTLKSLSQIDNVITRDPEDKQLTIKTLLTTLSKLLNDDIFGIEKYLSWGVDIQSKKIATSSERLNLKNEMTEYFKHLGIRTTILEKLFLVTEELLMNAIYDAPADKNGKSLFNHLSRKVEVVLDSHQQSQLSYACDGIYLAVAVTDPFGSLTKKIITDYLDSCYNGQAGTLNEGKGGAGRGLHQIIQNSDLTIFNVKPGKKTEVISLFFTELNKKESTPSFHYFFGK